Within the Halorhabdus rudnickae genome, the region ATCGCGAGACCAGCCGCGATGTAGAAGATGATGCTGGGAAGACGCCAGCGTGCGGCCAGCAACTGCGCGCCGACGCCCAGCGCGAAGATCATCGCGACCAGCAGGACGATTACGTCCGCGCCGCCGGCGCTCACGGAGAAACCTCCATACCGATACGCACTTTTCCTGACCCAATAAAACGAGCGATTCCGGCGGCGTCGTCGTCAGGACTACTCGTCCAGATATGTCAGTACACCGCGGACGTTCATCGCTGTCTCTCCACGCCCTTTCTCCTCGCCCCAGATCTCGGTCGCGGCAGTCTCGCCCGCGAAGTGCTCGATCACGGCATCGTCGTCTTCGAGTTCGTTCCGGGCGGCGGCGACCGCCTGGACCCAGTCGCTGAGTCGACGGGCGTATCCATCGAGCTGGTGGGTCCGCGGTGCGGGGCCGAAGTGGGAGTACAGCAGCGTCTCCGGCGCCAGATTCTGGATCGTTTCGACGTCCCGCAGCGCCTGCTCTAGGTCGAAGTCCGGCGGCGGCGATGTCGGCTCCGCCCGGTCACGGTCGGGGACGTACAGCCCTGCCGCGTCGCCGGTGAAGACGGCGTCGTTTTCGGGGTCCTCGTAGACGACCTGGTGAGGGGCGTGTCCCGGCGCGTGGTGAGCGACCAGGGCATGATCGCCGAGGTCGACCTCGTCGCCGTCGGCGATCGTCCGGACGCGATCGTCCGGGACCGGATCCGGCTCGACATAGTGGCTGATCTGGTCGCCGACGGCCTGTTTGGTTCCCTCCCAGAGCCGCCCGGGATCGACGAGGTGGGCGGCGCCGATCTCGTGGACGACGATCGTCGCGTTGGGACACGCCTCGGAGAGAAAGCCGGCCCCGCCGGCGTGATCGAGGTGGACGTGTGTCACGGCGATTACCTCGATCTCCGCGGGAGCCAGCCCCACGTCCTCTAGCGCGTCGAGGATCCGCTCGTAGTTGGTGCCGATACCGGTCTCGACGATCGTGGGTCGCTCGGCGTCGAGGACGTATACCGAGCCGTACCTCTTGACATCGTACATCCCCGTATCGACGTAGTAGAGGTCGCTACAGGTGCCGGTCGTTACTCGGATCACGTCACCGATAGCCATACCTGGAGGGCGAGGGCGGCGGAAAAAAGGGTTCCCACTCGGGATCGTTGCGGTGCACCGAGACGGAGGTGGTTCAGGCCGAGCGGGGTTCCTTGGCCTTCGGACGGAGTTTCCCGTAGCCACACTTCCGGCACTGGCTGGCGCGTTCGGGGTTGCGTGCGTTACACCGCATGCAGATCTGCTTCTCGAGGAGTCGTCCCTCGGCTTTTTCGAATCTGGCCATTGTGAGCCGGGATTACCGACGCGCGCGTTTAACTTTTCCGAGTCAGCCCGCCCTGGGATCAGCGGTCCATTGATACGTCGTCCACCCGTGGCCACGGGACATGGACTACGGTCGCATTGCTGATCTCCCGGTCTCTATCGAGTCACACGACCTGACGCTCAACGAGCGCAAGACTTCGAGTGGGTTCGAACGGGTCACGACGACGATTACGTTGCGGGGCGAGGGTACAGTCGGTCGCGGCGAGGACGTCACCTACGACGCGGAGGATCATCGGGCACTCGCGGCCAGTACGCCGCTATCGTTCGCCGGTGAGTACACGATCGACTCGTTCTCGGAGACCGTCGGTGAGATGAATCTCTTCCCCAGCGGGCCACAGCGCCCGCCGTCGCGGCGCTATCGGCGCTGGGCCCTCGAGAGCGCCGCTCTCGACCTGGCGTTGAAACAGGCCGGGACATCACTCGCCGAGGCTCTCGATCGATCGTTCGACCCCGTCCGGTACGTCGTGAGTACGCGCCTGGATGAGCCCCCCTCAACCGATCGACTGGACGCGATCCTGGAAAGTTACCCTGACGTGACATGCAAGCTAGATCCCACTGTCGAGTGGTCCCCGGAGCTGATCGAGGCAGTCGCCGAGCGCGACGCCGTCCGGACCCTCGACTTGAAAGGCCAGTACGCCCACGCCGATGTCCACCAGCCGGCGAACCCATCCCTCTACGAACGGCTCGTGAGGACCTTTCCGGGGGTGATCATCGAGGACCCGGCCGTCACCGAAGCGACCCGTCCCTTGCTGGCCGATCAGGTCGACCGCCTCGCCTGGGACGTCCCCGTGGAGGGCGTCGAATCGCTGGGTGTGTTGCCGTTCGAACCCCACTGGATCAACGTCAAGCCCTCCCGGATCGGAACGATCGAGGACCTCTGTGGCGTCGTCTCCTACTGCGAGGAGCACGGGATCGGGATGTACGGCGGTGGCCAGTTCGAACTCGACGTAGGACGCGAACAGATACAAGCGCTGGCGTCGCTTTGCTACCCCGACGCCCCAAACGACGTTGCGCCGAAGGGCTTCAACGACCCGGAGGTCGATCCCGGTCTCCCGGCGAGTCCACTCCAGCCTCCCGCAGCCGAGCCCGGATTCGGAGCGAGCGAGTGATTCCGCTGACGCCGGGATTGTGTCTCGTCTCCTCGTGATCACAAGGCTGGGTCTTTCAATCAGATTCGTCCGCGAGATAATCGTCCTGTACCGCGACGACGGCCGCCGAGTCCTTACAGGCCGCGTAGCGTTCGAGCGGTTCGGCGTTGAGCTCCAGAAAAGTATGGCCCCAGGTGAACTTCGAGAGGATCTCCTCGGCCTGCTCGCGCTCGCCGAGGATGACAAGCGCGCCCGCGAAGGCCTCGACGGTCGACAGCTGGAAGGGAGTCCCGTAATTGACGGGGTTTCCCGCCACGAGGAACGGCAGCGAGCGCTGGACGCCCGGCAGGTCGAAGGCCTCCGTCTCGGCGGTCTCCCACGAGCAGTCCAGGGCGACCAGCCGGTCGTGGTCGGCGTCGGCCGGTGAGAGCGCTTGCTCGGCGAAAGGGTTGAGGACGATCCCCGGTGGGACGGACCGGGGCGAGCGGTGTAGTCTCGCCAGGTCGAAGCGGGCAAGCTTCCGGGCCGTGCACTTTTCGGGGTCGTCGTCGCCCTCGTAGCGGACGTGTAGCTCCACGGAGAAGCATTTTCACGACGAGACAAAAGCAATACGGAGAGGCACGCTTAACACGGATGGGTCGCAACCAACGGATATGCTTCAGGTGGGCGAAAACGCGCTGACCTTCGAGTTGCCCGCCGTCCTCGAGGGGGACATCCAAACTCTCTCCCTCGAGGAGTACCTCGGCGAGCAGATCATCATCCTCGCGTTCTACCCGGGTGATTTCAACCCGGCCTGCGGCGAGGACAGCGGCCTCGACGAACTCGACCTCTTTACGATGCAACCCGACGTGACGGTAATCGGTATCGCTCCCGATACGGTCTACAGCCACCGCCGGTTTGCGGACGCCTACGACCTGGCGATCCCGCTCGCTGCGGACACCACCGGGGAGGTCGCGGCGGCCTACGAGGTCGATCACGAGGACGAGTACGGCCAGGCTATCCCCCAGCGGGCGGTGTTCGTCGTCGATCTGGACGGTGTGATCCAGTACGCCTGGTCGACGCCGGACCCGTTGAAGGTACCCGACAGCGAAGCGATTCAGCGGGCAGTCGGGGATATCGGCGGCGATGCGACGGCCGTCTCGCGGTACCGCGTCGGCCACGCCCACTACGTCGAGGGGCGACGCGGATTCACCAGCGCGATGAACGCCTTCCAGGAACACGAGTGGATGGTCGCCCGATCGGACTTCCAGCGCGCCCGCGAGGAGTTCACCACCGCAGTCGAGGGGTTCGCCACGGCGGGGCGGTTCGTCGGCCACGCCGAACTCGCCGATCACTTCGAGCGCGCTCGGCTGAAGGCCAACGCGCTCTGGCAGGCCGCCGACTGGCTCGCTGACGCGGCTGACGCCTTCTCTAGTGGCGACGGTGAGGAGGGCAACGCCTATCGCAGGGACGCTCAATCCCCCTTAGAGTCGGCCCGTGATCTGGCCGAACCGCTGGAGCCCGACGACATCACCGTCGACGGCGAGGTGTCGATCGACGCCGAGGCGCTGGCCGGAGAGGAGACCGCCTCCGCCATGGAAGCGA harbors:
- a CDS encoding MBL fold metallo-hydrolase gives rise to the protein MAIGDVIRVTTGTCSDLYYVDTGMYDVKRYGSVYVLDAERPTIVETGIGTNYERILDALEDVGLAPAEIEVIAVTHVHLDHAGGAGFLSEACPNATIVVHEIGAAHLVDPGRLWEGTKQAVGDQISHYVEPDPVPDDRVRTIADGDEVDLGDHALVAHHAPGHAPHQVVYEDPENDAVFTGDAAGLYVPDRDRAEPTSPPPDFDLEQALRDVETIQNLAPETLLYSHFGPAPRTHQLDGYARRLSDWVQAVAAARNELEDDDAVIEHFAGETAATEIWGEEKGRGETAMNVRGVLTYLDE
- a CDS encoding 50S ribosomal protein L40e — encoded protein: MARFEKAEGRLLEKQICMRCNARNPERASQCRKCGYGKLRPKAKEPRSA
- a CDS encoding DUF367 family protein is translated as MELHVRYEGDDDPEKCTARKLARFDLARLHRSPRSVPPGIVLNPFAEQALSPADADHDRLVALDCSWETAETEAFDLPGVQRSLPFLVAGNPVNYGTPFQLSTVEAFAGALVILGEREQAEEILSKFTWGHTFLELNAEPLERYAACKDSAAVVAVQDDYLADESD
- a CDS encoding redoxin domain-containing protein — protein: MLQVGENALTFELPAVLEGDIQTLSLEEYLGEQIIILAFYPGDFNPACGEDSGLDELDLFTMQPDVTVIGIAPDTVYSHRRFADAYDLAIPLAADTTGEVAAAYEVDHEDEYGQAIPQRAVFVVDLDGVIQYAWSTPDPLKVPDSEAIQRAVGDIGGDATAVSRYRVGHAHYVEGRRGFTSAMNAFQEHEWMVARSDFQRAREEFTTAVEGFATAGRFVGHAELADHFERARLKANALWQAADWLADAADAFSSGDGEEGNAYRRDAQSPLESARDLAEPLEPDDITVDGEVSIDAEALAGEETASAMEAIRAEFDEGDAAGGVELELGEVSLNDDENDLPSHDGPDTDAAKRIREYAGVGMDIGDPDGAGDDQIADALADADDGPVPDDADARSESSHGGNKAGADETDPRSSADEAVSDREQETATDSSSTPQPNNGVDGPDDGSPEEESGGGADVTEAEIEEIAEELQSQAGDGSE